The Butyrivibrio sp. AE3004 genome contains a region encoding:
- a CDS encoding TIGR04002 family protein has protein sequence MKKKNTNSKTRLLSLTAVLIALTTIFTAYIFHIPVGINGGYVHFGDAIIYLAAAMLPTPYAMAVGALGGGLADLLTAPMWMLPTIIIKMLIVLPFSSHSNKLLSKRNMVAPLLSFFISATGYYIAEMILFGTKTALISAFSGSFVQSGGSALFFYLAATALDSTGIKRTIFEFNN, from the coding sequence ATGAAAAAGAAAAACACAAACTCTAAAACGCGACTACTGTCGCTCACTGCTGTACTTATCGCATTGACAACTATTTTTACAGCATATATTTTCCATATCCCCGTGGGGATTAATGGAGGCTATGTACATTTCGGAGATGCCATCATTTATCTGGCAGCGGCCATGCTTCCTACTCCCTATGCTATGGCTGTAGGTGCTTTAGGCGGTGGTCTTGCTGATCTACTTACAGCACCTATGTGGATGTTGCCCACTATTATAATAAAAATGCTCATAGTATTGCCCTTTTCCAGCCATAGTAACAAGCTTTTGTCAAAGCGCAACATGGTTGCTCCCCTCTTATCATTCTTTATTTCAGCAACAGGTTATTATATTGCCGAAATGATTTTATTTGGAACTAAAACTGCTTTGATATCAGCTTTTTCAGGCAGCTTTGTTCAGTCCGGTGGAAGCGCACTATTTTTCTATCTTGCAGCAACAGCTCTAGACAGTACCGGCATAAAAAGAACAATATTCGAATTCAACAATTAA
- a CDS encoding IS110 family transposase, translated as MAFKIFRKNCCGLDVHKTWIFACIGITDANGRTEYFEKRFSSFSRGLRELAEWLTKHHCIDVCMESTGKYWIPVFNILEKTCNVVLAHPKYTKPQKGNKTDRKDAKWICDLFMCDMIKPSFIPPADIRHLRDLVRYRFKISCMITGEKNRALNCLTVSNLKLDEVFTDVFGKSSRSITEYILKHPGECFDVSPFVDRRCKHPIEEIQAAVDGAICEEQAIKLRQCLDHIDELEKHKNEIEREIFRVSDPYNDALALIRTVPGLDKNPFTAIQILSEIGGDMSVFPTDKHLVSWAGCCPRNDQSNFKIKSTRISRAGSYLKPVLVQVANALIKSKKHPEITERYRRIKSHRGHKKAIIAICRMLLTAIWHILTDLKSYTHDGYLIQKPAEEKKTLTTTQALNLLKSRGFIIKDDLAEVTS; from the coding sequence TTGGCATTTAAAATCTTTCGAAAGAACTGCTGTGGACTTGATGTCCACAAAACCTGGATCTTTGCATGCATTGGCATTACCGATGCAAATGGCCGCACTGAGTATTTTGAGAAAAGGTTCTCATCCTTCTCAAGAGGATTGCGTGAACTTGCTGAGTGGCTTACCAAGCATCATTGCATTGATGTCTGCATGGAATCTACCGGCAAGTACTGGATACCTGTTTTTAATATCCTTGAAAAGACTTGCAATGTCGTACTTGCTCATCCCAAATATACAAAACCACAAAAAGGTAATAAGACCGACCGTAAGGACGCAAAATGGATATGTGACTTATTCATGTGCGACATGATCAAGCCTTCCTTCATTCCACCAGCTGACATCCGTCATCTTAGAGATCTGGTGAGATACCGATTCAAGATTTCCTGTATGATCACAGGTGAGAAGAATCGCGCTCTTAATTGTCTCACAGTATCAAATCTTAAACTTGATGAAGTGTTCACTGATGTATTTGGAAAATCTTCCAGATCCATAACTGAATATATTCTTAAGCATCCCGGAGAATGTTTCGATGTTTCTCCATTTGTTGACAGACGATGTAAGCATCCAATTGAAGAAATCCAGGCTGCCGTTGATGGTGCAATCTGTGAAGAACAAGCAATCAAGCTTCGCCAATGTCTGGATCACATAGATGAGTTAGAGAAACACAAGAATGAAATAGAGCGGGAAATCTTTCGTGTTTCTGATCCATACAACGATGCTCTTGCCCTGATTCGTACAGTTCCGGGTTTGGATAAAAATCCATTCACGGCAATACAGATACTTTCAGAAATAGGTGGCGATATGTCCGTCTTCCCCACAGACAAGCACCTTGTTTCCTGGGCTGGCTGCTGTCCACGCAATGACCAAAGCAATTTCAAAATCAAATCCACTAGGATTTCCCGTGCTGGTAGTTATCTTAAACCAGTATTGGTGCAAGTTGCAAATGCTTTGATCAAATCCAAGAAGCATCCTGAAATCACAGAACGTTATCGCCGTATTAAATCACATCGTGGTCACAAGAAAGCCATCATTGCCATCTGCCGTATGCTCCTGACCGCTATCTGGCACATACTCACAGATCTTAAGTCCTATACCCATGATGGTTATCTTATTCAGAAGCCTGCTGAAGAGAAGAAAACTCTTACAACAACTCAGGCTCTCAATCTATTGAAGTCCAGAGGTTTTATCATCAAAGATGATCTTGCAGAAGTGACATCGTAG
- a CDS encoding bifunctional hydroxymethylpyrimidine kinase/phosphomethylpyrimidine kinase, with the protein MRVAAINDLSGFGKCSLLADISIMSALGIEVCPVPTAIYSGQTGFSSYYMHDTGDLVKRFKEEWEKMDACFDGILTGYLPHKQSADYVIDFVKSFKRKDTLLLVDPVMGDGGKYYSNFSNGMLSRIKKLTYDADIITPNLTELCILAGINPNQLINDADKKDKLRNILDIVEKIRISSHQSIIVTGIQTNKNELSNLVISQSNTEIIPCKYNGLSYSGTGDTFAALLLGYLFNGNTIYEAVSNATEFISNATSVTKSVDRNYGIDFEKILVKNQGGTKV; encoded by the coding sequence ATGAGAGTTGCAGCAATAAATGATTTATCGGGATTTGGAAAATGTTCACTTTTGGCAGATATTTCTATAATGTCGGCATTGGGAATAGAAGTTTGTCCTGTTCCAACAGCTATATATTCCGGACAGACAGGTTTTTCTTCGTATTACATGCATGATACCGGTGACCTGGTTAAGCGTTTTAAAGAAGAATGGGAAAAAATGGATGCCTGCTTTGATGGCATTTTAACAGGCTATTTGCCGCATAAACAATCAGCAGACTATGTTATTGATTTTGTAAAATCATTCAAAAGAAAAGATACTCTTTTACTGGTCGATCCTGTTATGGGCGATGGCGGCAAATACTATTCAAATTTTTCAAACGGAATGCTTTCCAGAATTAAAAAGCTAACATACGATGCAGACATAATAACTCCTAATCTCACAGAATTGTGCATTCTTGCAGGCATAAATCCAAATCAGCTTATTAACGATGCAGATAAAAAAGACAAGCTCCGAAATATCCTAGATATTGTTGAAAAAATAAGGATATCCTCTCATCAATCTATTATTGTTACGGGCATTCAAACTAACAAAAACGAGCTAAGTAATCTTGTCATTTCACAAAGCAATACAGAAATCATTCCTTGTAAATATAACGGCTTAAGTTATTCCGGAACAGGCGACACTTTTGCTGCTTTGCTTTTAGGATATTTGTTTAACGGAAATACAATATACGAAGCCGTATCTAATGCTACTGAATTTATCAGTAATGCCACTAGTGTTACCAAATCTGTAGACCGAAATTACGGCATAGATTTTGAAAAAATATTAGTCAAAAACCAAGGAGGAACAAAAGTTTGA
- the nagA gene encoding N-acetylglucosamine-6-phosphate deacetylase: MKITGAKIYTDNHVFEEGTIYTDEDRISPFSNDDMVLDADGLLAIPGLVDIHFHGAVANDFCDSDIEGISTIAKYEAQHGILAICPATMTYGENKLSEIMKTAKKYYQTRNSDPSAATFVGVNMEGPFISPYKVGAQNPDFLQLPNGYFYEKLQKDSGNLIKLLDMAPELTGSMDFIKEYSKEVNISLAHSNTDYDTAILAFHNGARHMTHLFNAMPGINHRNPGPIVAAKECNAEIEIIADGIHIHPAIVRLVFDMFDEDKVCLISDSMEATGLPDGEYHLGGQSVTVCGNKATLTNNESTIAGSVTNLFDCMKNAVQNMDIPIEAAVRAASETPAKAIGIDKDFGSLSIGKYANVLLIDTDMNIKCIINKGIIL; encoded by the coding sequence ATGAAAATCACAGGTGCGAAAATATATACAGATAATCATGTTTTTGAGGAAGGTACTATCTATACTGATGAAGACCGTATTTCTCCATTTTCGAATGACGATATGGTATTAGATGCTGATGGATTACTGGCCATACCCGGACTTGTAGACATTCATTTTCATGGCGCTGTCGCCAATGATTTTTGTGACAGCGATATTGAAGGAATTTCTACCATAGCAAAATATGAGGCGCAACATGGTATTCTTGCTATTTGTCCCGCCACTATGACTTATGGTGAAAATAAGCTGTCAGAAATAATGAAAACAGCAAAAAAATACTATCAAACCAGAAACTCTGATCCCTCAGCAGCTACTTTCGTAGGTGTCAACATGGAAGGTCCTTTTATCAGTCCCTATAAAGTTGGCGCTCAAAATCCTGATTTTTTACAACTACCAAATGGATATTTTTATGAAAAATTGCAAAAGGACAGCGGTAATCTCATTAAACTTCTGGATATGGCTCCTGAGCTTACCGGGAGCATGGATTTTATAAAAGAATACTCCAAAGAAGTAAATATTTCCCTGGCCCATTCAAATACAGATTATGATACGGCAATACTGGCTTTTCATAACGGTGCAAGGCATATGACGCATCTATTTAATGCCATGCCCGGAATTAATCACAGAAATCCGGGTCCTATAGTAGCTGCAAAAGAATGTAATGCTGAAATTGAAATCATAGCAGATGGTATTCATATTCATCCTGCAATTGTTCGATTGGTTTTTGATATGTTTGATGAAGACAAAGTATGTCTTATTTCAGACAGTATGGAAGCTACGGGTCTTCCTGACGGGGAATACCATCTCGGAGGTCAGAGTGTAACCGTTTGTGGTAACAAAGCCACCTTAACAAATAATGAAAGCACCATTGCCGGTTCTGTGACAAATCTTTTCGATTGCATGAAAAATGCAGTTCAAAACATGGATATTCCAATTGAAGCCGCGGTAAGGGCAGCATCTGAAACCCCTGCCAAAGCTATAGGAATCGATAAAGATTTTGGCAGTCTCTCTATCGGAAAATACGCAAATGTCCTTTTAATTGACACCGACATGAATATTAAATGCATCATCAATAAAGGAATAATATTGTAA
- a CDS encoding TrpB-like pyridoxal phosphate-dependent enzyme has translation MSSKEKIPYKIYLEEDELPKQWYNVRADMKNKPAPLLNPATGKPMGFEDLQPVFCDELIKQELDDTTAYIDIPQEIQDFYKMYRPSPLVRAYCLEKVLGTPAKIYYKFEGNNTSGSHKLNSAIVQAYYAKKQGLKGVTTETGAGQWGTALSMASAYLDIDCKVYMVKVSYEQKPFRREVMRTYGASVTPSPSMDTEIGRKINAEHPGTTGSLGCAISEAVEVATKTEGYRYVLGSVLNQVLLHQSVIGLEAKAALDKYGIKPDIVIGCAGGGSNLGGLISPFMGEKLRGEQDYRIVAVEPASCPSFTRGKFAYDFCDTGMVCPLAKMYTLGSNFIPSANHAGGLRYHGMSPVLSQLYHDGYMEAISVEQTSVFEAAEQFARVEGILPAPESSHAIRAAIDEALKCKETGEEKTILFGLTGTGYFDMVAYQKYNDGEMTDYIPTDKELEESFAKLPKVDFTQE, from the coding sequence ATGAGTAGCAAAGAAAAAATACCTTACAAAATCTATCTGGAAGAAGATGAACTTCCGAAGCAGTGGTATAACGTGAGAGCAGATATGAAAAATAAACCTGCGCCGCTTCTTAATCCTGCTACAGGAAAACCTATGGGATTTGAAGATCTTCAACCGGTTTTTTGTGATGAGCTAATAAAGCAGGAACTTGACGATACTACTGCTTATATTGATATACCGCAGGAAATTCAGGATTTTTATAAGATGTACAGGCCATCACCGCTTGTAAGAGCATATTGTCTTGAAAAGGTGCTTGGAACACCTGCAAAGATTTACTATAAATTTGAGGGAAATAACACTAGTGGAAGCCATAAGCTAAATTCAGCTATAGTTCAGGCATATTATGCTAAGAAACAGGGACTTAAGGGTGTAACGACAGAAACCGGTGCAGGACAGTGGGGAACAGCTTTATCCATGGCATCGGCTTATCTTGATATTGATTGTAAGGTTTATATGGTAAAAGTATCATATGAACAAAAGCCTTTCAGGCGTGAAGTTATGCGCACTTATGGGGCAAGCGTTACTCCATCCCCTTCAATGGATACGGAAATTGGAAGAAAGATAAATGCGGAGCATCCCGGAACAACCGGAAGCCTTGGATGTGCTATTTCAGAGGCAGTGGAAGTTGCGACAAAAACGGAAGGCTACAGATATGTTCTTGGAAGTGTTTTAAATCAGGTTCTGCTTCATCAGTCAGTTATAGGGCTTGAAGCAAAAGCTGCGCTTGATAAATATGGAATTAAGCCGGATATCGTTATAGGTTGCGCCGGAGGAGGTTCTAACCTTGGTGGACTTATTTCTCCGTTTATGGGAGAAAAACTTAGAGGTGAGCAGGATTATAGGATTGTGGCTGTTGAACCTGCAAGCTGTCCAAGCTTTACCAGAGGAAAATTTGCATATGATTTCTGCGATACGGGAATGGTTTGTCCACTCGCAAAAATGTACACACTTGGTAGTAACTTTATACCGTCTGCAAATCATGCCGGTGGCCTTCGTTATCACGGAATGAGTCCTGTTTTATCGCAGTTGTATCATGATGGTTACATGGAAGCGATATCAGTTGAGCAGACATCTGTTTTTGAAGCAGCTGAGCAGTTTGCTCGAGTAGAGGGTATTTTGCCCGCACCCGAGAGTAGTCATGCAATCAGAGCAGCTATTGATGAAGCACTTAAGTGTAAAGAGACAGGCGAGGAAAAAACTATTTTATTTGGTCTTACCGGAACAGGATATTTTGATATGGTGGCATACCAGAAATATAATGATGGAGAAATGACAGATTATATTCCAACAGATAAAGAGCTGGAAGAGAGCTTTGCCAAATTACCAAAAGTGGACTTTACACAGGAATAA
- the aat gene encoding leucyl/phenylalanyl-tRNA--protein transferase codes for MPIYRLSNKKIMFPDPSLAEADGLLAIGGDLSVDRLMLAYSNGIFPWYSEGDPILWWAPRERFIIRPPKIHVSHSMRKFMRKHEISIRINRDFSETMHRCRVKREHEEGTWITDDMEVAYKRLCDNGLALSVESYIDGDLAGGLYGVSLGRCFFGESMFSDLENGSKIALILFSKVLEENEYVMIDCQFETEHLKSMGGEKISFDEYRKLLEEGLYTKNRE; via the coding sequence ATGCCAATTTACAGGCTTAGCAATAAAAAAATAATGTTTCCCGATCCAAGTCTTGCAGAAGCGGATGGTCTTTTGGCAATAGGTGGAGATCTGTCTGTGGACAGGCTGATGCTTGCTTACAGTAACGGGATTTTTCCATGGTATTCGGAGGGGGATCCTATTCTTTGGTGGGCACCAAGAGAGCGGTTTATTATTCGTCCGCCCAAAATACATGTATCTCACTCAATGAGGAAATTTATGCGGAAACACGAGATATCCATAAGGATAAATCGGGATTTTTCAGAAACTATGCATCGGTGCAGAGTAAAGCGTGAACATGAAGAAGGAACATGGATAACTGACGATATGGAAGTCGCATACAAAAGGCTTTGTGACAATGGTTTAGCTCTTAGCGTGGAATCTTATATAGACGGTGATTTGGCGGGTGGATTATATGGAGTAAGCCTTGGAAGATGTTTTTTTGGAGAGAGCATGTTTTCTGATTTGGAAAATGGATCAAAAATTGCTCTGATACTATTTTCAAAGGTGCTTGAAGAAAATGAATATGTAATGATTGACTGTCAGTTTGAAACCGAGCATTTAAAGAGCATGGGTGGAGAAAAAATAAGCTTTGATGAGTATAGGAAACTCCTTGAAGAAGGGCTATATACAAAGAATAGGGAATAG
- a CDS encoding vWA domain-containing protein, with translation MKKRLLLRIVAVTMSTVMIAGCGNSVYTEGTVSKLTEDEAKKELTSLMTKVDVTENKNPVLDIYSEDVAEADTLADIDTFPVTVQGHGTINLEVAAPSEFSGSAPDDWLNEVADKFNKSGFTSGGKDVSVTVRKISSGEAVTYVSNNAYKPDIYIPSNEALGKMLDASGYKSEMLTDRLAGNTAGILMKKDVYEKYTETHGDVTVKGVLEAANANELKFAYTNPYTSATGLNILTAMLSAFDANDPLSSTATEALLEYQKTSPPVAYTTGVLRNQAAKGIINAMVMEEQAYINTPELKNYVYTPVGIRHDHPVYFFDWDGDSDKKDAAKQFVDFCLLPDMQKLATTKGFNLHNDYVSQDIGMTGADYIAAQKVWKQNKNGGRPIVAVFVADVSGSMDGEPLNSLKQSLISSSTYISSDHHIGLVSYENDVTINLPIAQFDATQRAYFSGEVKKLQAGGGTATYDAVLTGMQMLEDYAKDIPDAKLMLFVLTDGEQNAGYSLSRITDVVGGLKIPVYTIAYNYNDVKDLETLSNINEAAQIKANSDDVVNQLRNLFNVNL, from the coding sequence ATGAAGAAAAGATTACTTTTACGCATAGTCGCAGTTACGATGTCTACTGTAATGATTGCAGGCTGTGGCAACAGTGTCTATACCGAAGGCACTGTCAGCAAGCTTACTGAGGATGAGGCAAAAAAAGAGCTGACATCCCTTATGACAAAGGTTGATGTTACAGAAAACAAAAATCCTGTATTGGACATATATTCGGAGGATGTGGCTGAAGCTGATACACTTGCCGATATTGATACTTTTCCTGTTACAGTACAGGGTCATGGAACGATAAATCTTGAAGTTGCAGCACCTTCTGAATTTTCGGGATCGGCACCTGATGATTGGCTAAATGAGGTGGCTGATAAATTTAACAAGTCGGGATTTACATCCGGAGGAAAAGATGTGTCCGTAACGGTGAGAAAAATCTCATCAGGAGAAGCTGTGACCTATGTATCAAATAATGCCTATAAGCCTGATATTTATATACCCAGCAACGAAGCTCTTGGAAAAATGCTGGATGCTTCAGGTTATAAATCAGAAATGCTGACTGACAGACTTGCAGGTAATACTGCAGGAATTCTCATGAAGAAAGATGTTTATGAAAAATATACTGAAACTCATGGGGATGTTACCGTAAAGGGTGTTCTTGAGGCAGCAAATGCCAATGAGCTGAAATTTGCCTATACAAATCCTTATACGAGTGCGACCGGATTAAATATTCTTACTGCAATGTTATCGGCATTTGATGCAAATGATCCGCTATCAAGTACAGCTACGGAAGCGTTGCTTGAATATCAAAAGACTTCACCACCCGTAGCATATACTACAGGGGTTCTCAGAAATCAGGCAGCAAAGGGAATTATTAATGCCATGGTTATGGAGGAACAGGCCTATATCAACACACCGGAGCTTAAGAATTATGTTTATACACCTGTTGGTATAAGACATGATCATCCTGTTTATTTCTTTGATTGGGATGGGGATTCGGATAAGAAAGATGCTGCAAAGCAGTTTGTTGATTTTTGCCTTCTGCCTGATATGCAGAAACTTGCGACAACTAAAGGTTTTAATCTTCATAACGATTATGTATCTCAGGATATAGGTATGACCGGCGCAGATTATATAGCTGCGCAGAAAGTTTGGAAACAGAACAAGAATGGTGGAAGACCGATTGTTGCTGTTTTTGTAGCAGATGTATCTGGATCCATGGACGGAGAACCTCTTAATTCCTTGAAGCAGTCACTTATCAGTTCATCGACATATATTAGTTCGGATCATCATATTGGACTTGTTAGCTACGAGAATGATGTAACAATAAATCTGCCGATTGCTCAGTTTGATGCAACCCAGAGAGCATATTTTTCCGGGGAGGTAAAGAAACTACAGGCTGGTGGTGGAACTGCTACTTATGATGCTGTACTTACAGGTATGCAGATGCTTGAGGATTATGCAAAGGATATTCCGGATGCCAAGCTCATGCTATTTGTACTTACAGATGGAGAACAAAACGCCGGATATTCATTATCGCGAATTACTGATGTGGTAGGAGGACTTAAGATTCCGGTCTACACTATTGCGTATAATTATAATGATGTAAAAGATTTGGAAACTCTTTCTAATATAAATGAAGCTGCACAAATCAAAGCCAACAGCGATGATGTTGTAAACCAGTTAAGAAATCTGTTTAATGTTAATTTATAA
- a CDS encoding DMT family transporter has translation MINKKSIWEWFPVTCMVAFFCCVLWGSASPAIKIAYDIFSIGADDTASRLMLAGARFFLAGIMTIAFGSFIGKGLLIPGKEAFKYIVILSMFQTVGQYFFFFMALAHITGVRGSIINASGNFFAILFAAYLFHFEKFTLNKLMGCVVGFLGIILIFGGSDVFENSGGISLYGEGAMLLAAVFYALSSCCIKIYARNENPVTLSGYQFMFGGAVLFLVGFLGGGHLIFSNVSCVLNLFYMGFISAGAYTLWGILLKHNPVSRVSILGFMNPVMGVILSALFLGENKEAFSATGLAALIMVVIGIIIVNNDKQYGITRKKINHSEN, from the coding sequence ATGATAAACAAAAAATCAATCTGGGAGTGGTTCCCTGTAACCTGTATGGTAGCCTTTTTCTGCTGTGTGTTATGGGGAAGTGCTTCACCTGCTATTAAAATTGCATATGATATTTTTAGCATTGGCGCAGACGATACTGCTTCCAGATTGATGCTTGCGGGGGCACGTTTTTTTCTTGCCGGAATAATGACAATTGCATTTGGGTCGTTTATAGGAAAAGGTTTACTTATACCGGGAAAAGAGGCATTTAAATATATAGTTATATTGTCCATGTTTCAGACAGTAGGTCAATATTTCTTCTTTTTTATGGCACTCGCGCATATAACAGGTGTACGAGGTTCAATCATAAATGCTTCCGGGAATTTTTTTGCCATACTTTTTGCTGCATATCTGTTTCATTTTGAAAAATTTACATTGAACAAGTTGATGGGTTGTGTGGTTGGTTTTTTAGGTATAATACTTATATTTGGTGGTTCTGACGTTTTTGAAAACTCAGGTGGAATATCACTTTATGGAGAAGGTGCTATGCTGCTTGCCGCAGTTTTTTATGCCCTATCTTCATGTTGCATAAAAATATATGCCCGTAATGAGAATCCCGTTACTTTAAGTGGATATCAGTTTATGTTTGGCGGTGCAGTATTGTTTCTTGTAGGATTTTTAGGGGGAGGGCACCTGATTTTTTCAAATGTATCATGTGTGCTCAATCTGTTCTATATGGGGTTTATTTCAGCAGGAGCTTATACGCTATGGGGAATACTGCTTAAGCACAATCCCGTTAGCAGAGTTTCGATTTTAGGATTTATGAATCCTGTCATGGGGGTTATTCTCTCAGCATTATTTCTTGGGGAAAACAAGGAAGCATTTTCAGCAACCGGACTAGCAGCATTGATAATGGTTGTTATAGGAATTATTATTGTTAATAACGATAAACAGTATGGTATTACGCGTAAAAAAATAAATCATTCTGAAAATTGA